A window of the Radiobacillus deserti genome harbors these coding sequences:
- a CDS encoding MurR/RpiR family transcriptional regulator — translation MLLTEKMKEDLFSPSEQAIIDYMFEQRELIEHKTVKQISNETYTHPSTLIRVGKKLGYNGWTELRDTFLEEIDYLNRHFNDIDANFPFQEQDNVMTIANKMALLNQMTIADTLSLINTTDLQKATTLLKKAKTIKIFSIHNNLILCHDFKSKMNRIGRKVELATLDPEYEAANSDADTCAIIISYSGETKNTINLIPMLQKRKTPIIVLTSIGDNTLSEYADCLFRITTRERLFSKIGSFSLNDSICFILDVLYACVFSEDYQQNLEYKIRVSRYFDRRKSSNKIMEEFSQEEE, via the coding sequence ATGCTATTGACGGAAAAAATGAAAGAGGATCTATTTTCTCCCTCTGAACAAGCAATCATTGATTATATGTTTGAACAAAGAGAACTGATTGAACATAAAACGGTAAAACAAATATCGAACGAAACCTATACCCATCCTTCTACCCTAATCCGCGTAGGAAAAAAGCTTGGTTATAACGGTTGGACGGAGTTAAGGGACACGTTTCTAGAGGAAATTGACTACTTGAATCGTCACTTTAATGACATTGATGCCAACTTTCCCTTCCAGGAACAAGATAATGTTATGACAATCGCCAACAAGATGGCGCTATTGAATCAAATGACCATTGCAGACACCTTGTCATTGATTAATACCACCGATTTACAAAAGGCTACTACATTATTAAAAAAGGCAAAAACGATTAAAATATTTTCTATCCATAATAATCTCATTCTCTGTCATGACTTCAAATCCAAGATGAATCGAATTGGTAGAAAGGTAGAATTAGCCACGCTTGATCCAGAATATGAAGCAGCAAATTCTGACGCCGATACTTGCGCTATTATTATTTCGTATAGTGGCGAAACCAAAAATACGATTAATCTTATCCCAATGCTACAAAAAAGAAAAACACCGATTATTGTATTAACAAGTATTGGAGATAATACACTCTCCGAATATGCAGATTGTCTATTTCGAATTACTACCAGGGAAAGGCTATTTTCTAAAATAGGAAGCTTTAGCTTGAATGACTCCATCTGTTTCATTTTAGACGTACTCTATGCCTGTGTATTTTCAGAAGATTATCAGCAGAACTTGGAGTATAAAATTCGTGTTTCCAGGTACTTTGATCGGAGGAAGAGTTCGAATAAGATTATGGAGGAGTTCAGTCAAGAGGAGGAATAA